A stretch of Myroides oncorhynchi DNA encodes these proteins:
- a CDS encoding MATE family efflux transporter yields MDKQKQLILNGNLPNVMWQMAWPAVVAMVLFGLNNFLDGVFVGRLINDQALAAVGIAFPLAQIGQAIGSLIGTGAGAGISIWIGAENTQKLAKCLGTVNYLSILFSALFMVPAYIYTDDLIYLMGGRGEIAVLASQYYKVIVLGTFFWVHGLALNMMIRAEGKMKVAALMIAIGLVIDIALKPIFIATFGWGVMGAAWATNVSMLVYTILGVLYYHRSKASFKTNIWSLHKDSEIQKLVINLGMPAMIMMVMVVIQNIVVFNALSKYGSDSDITFFTVVNRFYLLLCTPIFGLMRALQPVAGMNYGVQNYVRTKKSYLLFTWTGLAVLIPFWCLVMLFPQDVLTLMIPNQLFTINQLVNFRVYMSVLLILPAIFMAMVWFPSVENARPASMIAISRQLLLYVPIMLVVPIYYDIDGIYWASAFIDWTIFIVVAIALKNNFNKMR; encoded by the coding sequence ATGGATAAACAAAAACAATTAATTTTAAACGGTAATCTGCCAAATGTAATGTGGCAGATGGCTTGGCCTGCCGTGGTAGCTATGGTGCTATTTGGGCTTAATAATTTCTTAGATGGAGTATTCGTAGGACGCTTGATTAATGATCAGGCCCTAGCAGCAGTTGGGATTGCCTTTCCACTTGCTCAGATAGGACAGGCTATCGGTAGTCTGATAGGTACTGGAGCGGGGGCAGGTATCAGTATTTGGATAGGCGCTGAGAATACGCAGAAGTTAGCCAAGTGTCTAGGTACAGTTAATTATCTCAGTATACTTTTTTCTGCTTTATTTATGGTGCCTGCTTATATCTATACAGATGACTTAATATATCTGATGGGTGGTAGAGGGGAGATTGCCGTATTAGCATCACAGTATTATAAGGTTATCGTGTTAGGTACTTTCTTTTGGGTACACGGACTAGCACTTAATATGATGATTAGAGCAGAAGGCAAGATGAAAGTTGCAGCTCTTATGATAGCTATAGGTTTGGTTATTGACATAGCCCTTAAGCCTATTTTTATAGCTACTTTTGGCTGGGGAGTTATGGGTGCAGCTTGGGCTACTAATGTATCTATGTTAGTATATACGATACTAGGAGTTTTATATTATCACCGTTCGAAGGCTTCATTTAAGACTAATATATGGTCTTTACATAAAGATAGCGAGATACAGAAGCTAGTCATTAATCTGGGGATGCCCGCTATGATTATGATGGTTATGGTCGTCATACAGAATATCGTTGTATTTAATGCACTATCGAAGTACGGTTCTGATAGTGATATTACATTCTTTACCGTAGTTAATCGTTTTTACCTGTTGCTATGTACACCGATATTCGGATTAATGCGTGCACTTCAGCCTGTTGCCGGAATGAACTATGGAGTACAGAATTATGTACGGACTAAAAAATCTTATCTCTTATTTACCTGGACGGGTCTAGCTGTATTGATACCTTTTTGGTGTTTAGTAATGCTGTTCCCTCAAGACGTTTTGACTCTAATGATACCGAATCAGTTATTTACTATAAACCAGTTAGTCAATTTTAGAGTATATATGAGTGTATTGTTGATCTTACCTGCTATTTTTATGGCTATGGTGTGGTTCCCATCTGTGGAGAATGCGAGACCTGCTAGTATGATAGCTATATCTAGGCAGCTATTGTTATATGTACCGATTATGTTAGTCGTACCTATATATTATGATATTGATGGTATATATTGGGCAAGTGCATTTATTGATTGGACGATTTTCATAGTAGTAGCTATCGCTTTAAAGAATAATTTCAACAAAATGAGATAA
- a CDS encoding class I SAM-dependent methyltransferase produces MEQQDNIELAKQLRCPNGDDGVKVGNTMYASNSNMIYKTIDRLNIKAGMQILELGFGNGRHLPYLFSKEKNINYSGIELSDVMLSEAIEFNKELIKLHKIVFGLGDDSGKIAFEDKSIDNCFSINTIYFWEEPNKYFQEVYRILKSEGQLTLAFIQKDFIQKQPFVTSEVFHFHKTEWLIRLLTNIGFYNIEQWQYMENTTDKLGKPVVRPFVILKATKL; encoded by the coding sequence ATGGAGCAACAGGATAATATTGAGTTAGCTAAGCAACTGAGATGTCCTAATGGAGATGATGGTGTCAAAGTTGGAAATACGATGTATGCGTCTAATAGTAACATGATTTATAAAACCATTGATCGATTAAACATTAAGGCAGGGATGCAAATTCTTGAATTAGGATTCGGTAATGGTCGTCACTTACCTTATTTGTTTTCTAAAGAGAAGAATATTAATTATAGTGGTATAGAATTGTCAGATGTGATGTTAAGTGAAGCTATTGAGTTTAATAAGGAATTGATTAAGCTCCATAAAATAGTTTTTGGACTTGGAGATGATTCAGGTAAAATTGCTTTTGAAGACAAGTCTATTGACAATTGCTTTTCCATTAATACAATATATTTTTGGGAAGAACCTAATAAGTATTTTCAAGAGGTTTATAGAATACTTAAATCAGAGGGACAACTTACGTTAGCCTTTATCCAAAAAGATTTTATTCAGAAACAACCTTTTGTTACTTCTGAAGTGTTCCATTTTCATAAGACAGAGTGGCTGATTAGACTATTGACCAACATTGGATTTTATAATATAGAACAGTGGCAATATATGGAGAATACCACAGATAAGCTTGGAAAACCCGTGGTCAGACCATTTGTCATCTTAAAAGCTACTAAGTTATAA
- a CDS encoding helix-turn-helix transcriptional regulator codes for MEMIIKDAKTKKILLEKKYQSNTSISSNSEKCRTLHIQHDEIDNKVVEYYNEDSIIIFGTMDIKKDIYVDMYADEPVYEMHFCMNGHSAFNSPSTTIDFSKNEHNLYAYKELQGHFKQHENTNEYLEVIFNNDYIEQLLDNYQALRPAIGRRKDHLFRHNASVTREMSSLIMELYNTNRIGVMKQMYLDIKSKELLLLQIEQYILTNTMSTTAKISVTDKSKLAEAKEIIEQHFQNPLSLIQLAKRVGLNDYKLKKGFKEEYNTTVFGYVYQLRMEYAHKMLLNTDTPIKEIANYCGYEYVQHFTTAFKRMYNIPPALYRKQ; via the coding sequence ATGGAAATGATTATTAAGGATGCTAAAACAAAAAAGATATTACTAGAAAAAAAATATCAATCTAATACTTCTATATCAAGCAATAGTGAAAAATGTAGAACACTACATATACAACATGATGAGATAGATAATAAAGTAGTGGAATACTATAACGAAGATTCTATTATCATCTTTGGGACAATGGATATCAAAAAAGATATCTATGTAGATATGTACGCTGATGAACCTGTCTATGAAATGCACTTCTGTATGAATGGTCATTCAGCTTTTAACTCACCTAGTACTACGATAGACTTTAGCAAAAACGAACATAACCTATATGCGTATAAAGAACTACAAGGACATTTCAAACAACATGAAAACACAAACGAATATCTAGAAGTAATCTTTAACAATGACTATATAGAACAATTGCTCGATAACTATCAGGCATTACGGCCTGCTATAGGAAGAAGAAAAGACCACCTATTCAGACACAATGCAAGTGTGACTAGGGAAATGAGTAGCTTAATAATGGAACTGTATAACACTAATAGAATAGGTGTAATGAAACAGATGTATCTCGATATTAAGTCTAAAGAGCTACTATTACTCCAAATCGAACAATACATTCTCACTAACACAATGTCTACAACTGCTAAAATATCTGTTACTGACAAAAGTAAGCTAGCAGAGGCTAAAGAAATAATAGAACAGCACTTCCAAAATCCGTTAAGTTTAATACAACTAGCAAAAAGAGTTGGATTAAATGATTATAAGTTAAAGAAGGGATTTAAGGAGGAGTATAATACCACTGTATTTGGGTATGTGTATCAACTCAGAATGGAGTATGCCCATAAGATGCTCTTAAATACTGATACCCCTATAAAAGAAATAGCTAACTACTGTGGATATGAATATGTACAACACTTCACTACAGCATTTAAACGAATGTATAATATACCCCCTGCACTGTATAGAAAGCAATAA
- a CDS encoding HmuY family protein encodes MMKYLLHIGLVLSSFFMLTSCEKDSKNGNNGTKEFIVAFDEQSISYSEIKDSKELKIVFSEPALSDGSVELRLTPTKAIYDVDFSTVPSAKESIVTVPFIKGAKDVSFLFKNLIYPYDRTDKTVQFDIVKVNYSAKEAKVRGYNVMVVSFDTAIGGVLTPEIGGPSQPKQVYVDLGGKAMYAVQRDSWDLAFYSDKDFRVKLNGSIYMATGSISSIDIDKVKESDVSDLKQKVQIGTFEASNVAYIDYPSGFIESTAINEIKLNDFDNKVYLVNLGFKPGSNNVSPGSVSVAGETRGWKKIRVLRKENGYLLQYANLNDTTHKEVYIEKNPVYNFAFFSFDNNSIVDVEPTKKKWDLNFTVFTNTVDQQGDPKGSYGFSDFIVNNRYGGVTAYKVTIPAKDKTMYKSFALADVDQSLLSLDLRTIGGTWRDVANDKKLFNNIFYVIKDAKGNFYKMRVLSFMNDKGERGYPKFEYSLLR; translated from the coding sequence ATGATGAAGTATTTATTACATATAGGATTAGTTCTTTCTTCTTTTTTCATGTTGACCTCATGCGAAAAGGATTCTAAGAATGGTAATAATGGGACAAAGGAATTCATAGTTGCTTTTGATGAGCAGTCTATAAGTTATAGTGAGATAAAAGATAGTAAGGAACTTAAGATTGTTTTTTCTGAGCCTGCACTATCAGATGGTAGTGTGGAGTTACGTCTTACTCCTACTAAAGCGATATATGATGTTGACTTTAGTACTGTGCCTAGTGCTAAGGAGAGTATTGTTACTGTACCTTTTATTAAAGGAGCTAAGGATGTGTCTTTTTTATTTAAAAACTTGATTTATCCTTATGATCGAACAGATAAGACGGTTCAGTTTGATATCGTTAAAGTAAATTATTCTGCTAAAGAAGCTAAAGTTCGAGGTTATAATGTGATGGTAGTTAGTTTCGATACAGCTATCGGAGGAGTACTAACACCTGAGATAGGAGGGCCTAGTCAACCAAAACAAGTATATGTAGATCTAGGTGGTAAAGCGATGTATGCTGTGCAACGTGATTCTTGGGATTTAGCATTTTACTCTGATAAAGATTTCCGTGTGAAGCTAAACGGATCTATTTATATGGCCACTGGCTCTATTTCTTCGATAGATATAGATAAAGTTAAAGAGAGTGATGTTTCTGATTTAAAACAAAAGGTTCAAATTGGAACATTTGAAGCTAGTAATGTCGCATATATAGATTACCCTTCAGGATTTATTGAATCTACTGCTATTAATGAGATTAAACTAAATGATTTTGATAATAAGGTATATTTAGTTAATCTAGGGTTTAAACCAGGTAGTAATAATGTATCTCCAGGTTCCGTAAGTGTAGCTGGAGAAACTAGAGGATGGAAGAAGATAAGAGTATTACGTAAAGAGAATGGTTATTTGTTACAATATGCTAATCTTAATGATACTACTCATAAAGAAGTTTATATAGAGAAGAATCCTGTTTATAATTTTGCGTTCTTTAGTTTTGATAATAATAGTATTGTTGACGTAGAACCAACTAAGAAAAAGTGGGATTTGAACTTTACTGTTTTTACGAATACTGTTGACCAACAAGGTGATCCTAAGGGATCGTATGGTTTCTCTGATTTTATTGTGAATAACCGTTACGGTGGTGTTACCGCATATAAGGTTACTATTCCTGCTAAAGATAAAACAATGTACAAGTCTTTTGCTTTAGCTGATGTAGATCAGTCATTATTGTCACTAGACCTACGTACTATTGGTGGTACTTGGAGAGATGTTGCTAATGATAAGAAGTTGTTTAATAATATCTTTTATGTAATTAAAGATGCTAAAGGAAACTTCTATAAAATGCGTGTCTTAAGCTTTATGAATGATAAAGGAGAGCGTGGATACCCAAAATTCGAATATAGTCTATTGAGATAG
- a CDS encoding TonB-dependent receptor plug domain-containing protein — MKRNNILVFGAFCVMPILTMAQVHDTITPPNSNLGEIVISGQFSPQSINKAVNNVTVLNRQRLENLGAVTLADALNQVMNISILPNAGTGRSSVKMFGLDAQYFTILIDNVPMISDEGIGNNTDLTQINLDDIEQVEIVEGAMGVDYGANAVTGIINIITKKNNLHDWNVNFFTQEETVGNEYNLKNKGKHVQGLTLGHNINDNLYASVSYTHNDFKGWYNDKKGFTYFGDENKRGHEWLPKNQNNVKALLNYHHKSYRVFYKFEYFDERMKDYAKTFDMNEDPVFETIDPIAKDRIVNTKRWANILNTSGNLKDILRFDLSFTYQKQERDIDFYRYRIKYDEKFDRNSYKSESREVFFSRGTFSDFIKWEKAKFQVGYEVANSKGYSLMSESLGESPQNKSLGSYDFYASSEINVLPNFMIRPGYRLMTSNTFDSQHAMSLMLKYVLPYDYEVRATIGTSPRLPNYEELYTYFVDVNHDLQGNPDLNPESGKTFFLNVKKTFEFTDDFEFSTNLTGRYLNIQDKIDQIQVIDPDGLKFKYENVNRYRNVGVTFLNQMRWKTLDVGLGFTYSGSAQQIYGAPGDTDKFLYTPEVTANISYKLPSTGTTFSLYYKYNGEEYRYKMETDMFGEYYIKGKQQSYSWMDFSIRHPFFKNMLFATVGVRNMFDVLSLTSTTSSGTAHSTGNATQQLGYGRSFFLKLQYKLGF, encoded by the coding sequence ATGAAGCGTAATAACATATTAGTATTTGGTGCTTTTTGTGTAATGCCTATATTAACAATGGCACAAGTACATGATACGATAACGCCACCGAATTCTAATCTAGGAGAAATCGTAATATCAGGACAATTTAGTCCACAGTCTATTAATAAAGCGGTTAATAATGTTACAGTTTTAAATAGACAACGTTTAGAAAATTTAGGTGCGGTAACATTAGCTGATGCTTTGAATCAAGTAATGAATATATCTATTCTACCTAACGCTGGTACTGGTAGATCTTCAGTTAAAATGTTTGGTTTGGATGCACAGTATTTTACTATCCTAATTGATAATGTTCCTATGATTTCTGATGAAGGTATTGGAAATAATACAGATTTGACACAGATAAACTTAGACGATATCGAACAAGTTGAGATTGTAGAAGGGGCTATGGGAGTAGACTATGGTGCTAATGCGGTTACTGGAATTATTAATATCATTACTAAGAAAAATAACCTACATGACTGGAATGTAAATTTCTTTACGCAAGAAGAGACTGTGGGGAATGAATATAATCTAAAGAATAAAGGTAAACATGTACAAGGACTAACTTTAGGACATAATATAAATGATAATTTATATGCAAGTGTAAGTTATACACATAATGATTTTAAAGGTTGGTATAATGATAAAAAAGGATTTACATATTTTGGTGATGAGAATAAACGTGGCCATGAATGGTTACCGAAAAACCAGAATAATGTAAAAGCTCTTTTAAATTATCATCATAAGTCATATAGAGTTTTTTATAAGTTCGAGTATTTTGACGAAAGGATGAAAGATTATGCTAAGACTTTTGACATGAATGAAGACCCTGTTTTTGAAACGATAGATCCTATAGCGAAAGATAGAATAGTCAATACTAAACGCTGGGCGAATATTTTAAATACTTCGGGAAATCTAAAAGATATTCTTCGTTTTGATTTGTCTTTTACTTATCAGAAGCAAGAGCGTGATATTGATTTCTATCGTTACCGCATTAAGTATGATGAGAAGTTTGATAGGAATTCTTATAAAAGTGAGAGTAGAGAGGTGTTTTTCTCTAGAGGAACTTTTAGTGACTTTATTAAGTGGGAGAAAGCTAAGTTCCAAGTAGGTTATGAAGTGGCTAATAGCAAGGGGTATTCATTAATGAGTGAATCACTAGGGGAGTCTCCTCAGAACAAGTCTCTAGGAAGTTATGATTTTTATGCGTCTTCAGAGATTAATGTATTACCTAATTTTATGATTAGACCAGGATATCGTTTAATGACATCTAATACATTTGATAGTCAGCATGCGATGAGCTTAATGCTAAAGTATGTGTTGCCTTATGATTATGAAGTCAGAGCTACTATTGGTACTTCTCCACGTTTACCTAATTATGAGGAATTGTACACGTATTTTGTGGATGTTAATCATGACTTACAAGGTAATCCTGATTTAAATCCAGAAAGCGGAAAGACTTTTTTCTTGAATGTAAAAAAGACTTTTGAGTTTACAGATGACTTTGAGTTTAGTACGAATCTTACTGGACGTTATCTAAATATTCAAGATAAAATAGATCAGATACAGGTTATTGATCCTGATGGTTTAAAGTTTAAATATGAAAATGTAAACCGTTATCGCAATGTAGGTGTTACATTTTTAAATCAAATGCGTTGGAAGACATTGGATGTAGGGTTAGGATTTACTTATTCAGGTTCAGCTCAACAGATTTATGGAGCTCCTGGTGATACTGATAAGTTCTTGTATACTCCTGAGGTAACAGCTAATATTAGTTATAAGTTACCTTCTACAGGAACTACTTTTTCATTATATTATAAGTATAATGGAGAAGAGTATAGATATAAGATGGAAACAGATATGTTTGGTGAATACTATATTAAAGGGAAACAACAGAGTTACTCTTGGATGGATTTCAGTATTCGTCATCCTTTCTTTAAGAATATGCTTTTTGCTACTGTAGGTGTACGTAATATGTTTGATGTATTATCACTTACTTCTACGACTAGTTCTGGTACGGCGCATAGTACTGGAAACGCTACTCAGCAGTTAGGTTATGGACGTAGTTTCTTTTTGAAATTACAGTATAAATTAGGTTTTTAA
- the ctlX gene encoding citrulline utilization hydrolase CtlX, which produces MNQTTNTILMIRPVAFRMNEQTAVNNFYQKVLDNTTPATVNAKAQQEFDAFVEKLRGVGVNVIVVEDTLSPDTPDSIFPNNWISFHESGEVVLYPMFAKNRRLERREDIFEILENEGFEVNDDIWDYTSAEEDELFLEGTGSLLLDRANEKTYCALSPRADEGLVIEFCEDFENDPVIFEAYQTVDGERKHIYHTNVMMCLAETFAVICADCIDDKQERKTVLNSLKSSGKEIITITEDQVNNFAGNMLQVRGANDQRYLVMSTQAYNSLDANQIKVIEKHCPILHSSLDTIEACGGGSARCMMAEVFLPKK; this is translated from the coding sequence ATGAATCAAACAACTAATACCATACTAATGATTCGTCCTGTGGCGTTTCGTATGAATGAACAAACAGCAGTTAATAATTTTTATCAAAAAGTTCTTGATAACACTACACCTGCTACAGTTAATGCTAAAGCACAACAAGAGTTTGATGCTTTTGTTGAAAAGCTTAGAGGAGTAGGAGTGAATGTTATTGTTGTTGAAGACACGCTTAGTCCTGATACACCAGATAGTATTTTTCCTAATAATTGGATCTCTTTTCACGAATCAGGAGAAGTAGTTCTTTACCCTATGTTTGCAAAGAATCGTAGATTAGAAAGAAGAGAAGATATATTCGAAATCTTAGAGAATGAAGGATTTGAAGTAAATGATGATATTTGGGACTATACTTCAGCAGAAGAAGATGAATTATTCTTAGAAGGTACAGGTAGTTTATTGTTAGATAGAGCTAATGAAAAAACGTATTGTGCACTTTCACCTCGTGCAGATGAAGGCTTAGTAATTGAGTTCTGTGAGGATTTTGAAAATGACCCTGTTATTTTTGAAGCTTATCAAACTGTTGATGGTGAGAGAAAACATATCTATCATACTAATGTAATGATGTGTTTAGCTGAGACATTTGCAGTTATCTGTGCAGATTGTATTGATGATAAACAAGAAAGAAAGACTGTTTTAAATAGTTTAAAAAGTAGTGGTAAAGAAATTATTACCATTACAGAAGATCAGGTTAATAACTTTGCAGGGAATATGTTGCAAGTGAGAGGAGCTAATGATCAACGTTATTTAGTGATGTCTACTCAAGCTTATAATAGTCTAGATGCAAATCAGATTAAAGTTATTGAAAAACATTGTCCTATACTACATAGTAGTCTAGATACTATCGAAGCTTGTGGTGGAGGTAGTGCTAGATGTATGATGGCAGAAGTTTTCTTACCAAAAAAATAG
- a CDS encoding dimethylarginine dimethylaminohydrolase family protein: MLKLNVNNETSRLRAVVLGTANSIGPTPTVDEAYDPKSLEHIIAGTYPLEVDMIKEMDAFNKVFEKYDVQVFRPDLIEDYNQIFTRDIGFVIEDKFIKANILPDRDRELEAIQYVLDQINPNSIISAPEEIHFEGGDVMLWNDYILIGTYKRPDYKNYITARTNQLGVDFIKELFPNKKVLSFDLVKSKTEPRDNALHLDCCFQPVGNNKGIIYKGGFYDEKEYYGLVELFGKDNLFHIEREEMYHMFSNVFSISPEVVVSERNFTRLNNWLRGNNFTVEEIPYAEIAKQEGLLRCSTLPLIRD; the protein is encoded by the coding sequence ATGCTTAAGTTAAATGTAAATAACGAAACTTCAAGATTGCGGGCTGTGGTCCTTGGTACAGCTAATAGTATCGGACCCACACCTACAGTAGATGAAGCATACGATCCTAAATCATTAGAGCACATTATAGCGGGTACTTATCCTCTAGAAGTTGATATGATTAAGGAAATGGATGCTTTTAATAAAGTATTTGAAAAATACGATGTACAGGTCTTTAGACCTGACTTAATTGAAGATTATAATCAAATCTTTACTCGCGATATTGGATTTGTTATTGAAGACAAATTTATTAAAGCTAATATTCTTCCAGATAGGGATCGCGAATTAGAAGCAATCCAATATGTCTTAGATCAGATCAATCCAAATTCTATTATATCAGCTCCTGAAGAAATACATTTTGAAGGTGGAGATGTAATGTTATGGAATGACTACATTTTAATCGGAACGTATAAACGTCCTGATTACAAAAATTATATTACAGCAAGAACAAATCAACTAGGAGTTGATTTTATTAAAGAATTATTCCCAAATAAAAAAGTACTTTCATTTGACTTAGTTAAATCTAAAACTGAGCCACGCGATAATGCTCTACATTTAGACTGTTGTTTTCAACCCGTTGGAAATAACAAGGGAATTATATATAAAGGTGGCTTTTACGATGAAAAGGAGTACTATGGCTTAGTAGAACTTTTCGGTAAAGACAATTTATTCCACATTGAAAGAGAAGAAATGTATCATATGTTTTCAAATGTATTTTCGATAAGTCCTGAAGTTGTTGTCTCTGAACGAAACTTTACTAGATTGAATAATTGGCTAAGAGGAAATAATTTTACAGTAGAAGAAATACCTTACGCAGAAATTGCTAAACAAGAGGGATTATTAAGATGTTCTACACTACCTTTGATACGCGATTAA